In Piliocolobus tephrosceles isolate RC106 chromosome 6, ASM277652v3, whole genome shotgun sequence, the following are encoded in one genomic region:
- the MLH3 gene encoding DNA mismatch repair protein Mlh3 isoform X5, with protein sequence MIKCLSVEVQAKLRSGLAISSLGQCVEELALNSIDAEAKCVAVRVNMETFQVQVIDNGFGMGSDDVEKVGNRYFTSKCHSVQDLENPRFYGFRGEALANIADMASAVEISSKKNRTMKTFVKLFQSGKALKACEADVTRPSAGTTVTVYNLFYQLPVRRKCMDPRLEFEKVRQRIEALSLMHPSISFSLRNDVSGSMVLQLPKTKDVCSRFCQIYGLGKSQKLREISFKYKQFELSGYISSEAHYNKNMQFLFVNKRLVLRTKLHKLVDFLLRKESIICKPKNGSTSRQMNSSLRHRSTPELYGIYVINVQCQFCEYDVCMEPAKTLIEFQNWDTLLFCIQEGVKMFLKQEKLFVELSGEDIKEFSEDNGFNLFDATLQKRVTSDERSNQGSFQEACNNILDSYEMFNLQSKAVKRKATAEDISTQNSRDLEAIRKNTNDAFLYIYESGGPGHSKMTEPSLQNKDSSCSESKMLGQETIVASEAGENEKHKKSCLEHSSLENPCGTSSEMFLSPFQTPCHFEKSGEDLEIWKESTTVNDMAANIMKNNRIQNQPERFKDATEVGCQPLPFATTLLGVHSAQTEREKKKVPSNCGRRNVFSYGRVKLCSTGFITHIVQNEKTKSTETEHAFKNYVRPGPTRAQETFGNRTCHSAETLDLKDLAGTLSKESGQLPNKKICRTNVSCGLENEPTATYAKFSTFQEDSKKSQTGCILSDISPAFPWYRHVSNDIKKTDKLIVSSKPIVRKKLSLSSQLGSLEKFKRQYGRVENPLDTEVEESNGVTTNLSPQVEPDILLKNKNRLDNSDVCKITTMKHSDSDSSCQPASHILDSEKFPFSKDEDCLEQQMPSLRESPMTLKELSLFNRKPLDFEKSSESLASKLSKRKGSERETQAMEMMSHFNELPNSDSSRKESKLCSVLTQDFCMLFKNEHEKTENGVIPTSDSATQDNSFNKNSKTHSNSNTTENCVISETPLVLPYDNSKVTSKYSDVLIRASEQHTGSPDSPSGMLMNLVEDATGDQNGICFQSEESKARACSETEESNTCRSNWQQHFDVALGRMVYVNRMTGLSTFIAPTEDIQAACTKDLTTVAVDVILENGSQYRCHPFRSDLVLPFLPGARAERTVMRQDNRDTVDDTVSSESLQSLFSEWDNPVFARYPEVLQQVDSKFIACLMSTKTEENGEADSYEKQQAQGSGRKKLLSSTLIPPLEITVTEEQRRLLWCYHKNLEDLGLELVFPDTSDSLVLVGKVPLCFVEREANELRRGRSTVTKSIVEEFIREQVELLQTTGGIQGTLPLTVQKVLASQACHGAIKFNDGLSLQESCRLIETLSSCQLPFQCAHGRPSMLPLADIDHLEQEKQIKPNLAKLRKMAQAWRLFGKAECDTTQSLQQSMPPCEPP encoded by the exons ATGATCAAGTGCTTGTCAGTTGAAGTACAAGCCAAATTGCGTTCTGGTTTGGCCATAAGCTCCTTGGGCCAATGTGTTGAGGAACTTGCCCTCAACAGTATTGATGCTGAAGCAAAATGTGTGGCTGTCAGGGTGAATATGGAaaccttccaagttcaagtgatagACAATGGATTTGGGATGGGGAGTGATGATGTAGAGAAAGTGGGAAATCGTTATTTCACCAGTAAATGCCACTCGGTACAGGACTTGGAGAATCCAAGGTTTTATGGTTTCCGAGGAGAGGCCTTGGCAAATATTGCTGACATGGCCAGCGCTGTGGAAATTTCATCCAAGAAAAACAGGACAATGAAAACTTTTGTGAAACTGTTTCAGAGTGGAAAAGCCCTGAAAGCTTGTGAAGCTGATGTGACTAGACCAAGCGCTGGGACCACTGTAACAGTGTATAACCTATTTTATCAGCTACCTGTAAGGAGGAAATGCATGGACCCTAGACTGGAGTTTGAGAAGGTTAGGCAGAGGATAGAAGCTCTCTCACTTATGCACccctccatctctttctctttgagAAATGATGTTTCTGGTTCCATGGTTCTTCAGCTCCCTAAAACCAAAGACGTATGTTCCCGATTTTGTCAAATTTATGGATTGGGAAAGTCCCAAAAGCTGagagaaataagttttaaatataaacagtTTGAGCTTAGTGGCTATATCAGCTCTGAAGCACATTACAATAAGAATATGCAGTTTTTGTTTGTGAACAAAAGACTAGTTTTAAGGACAAAGCTACATAAACTCGTTGACTTTTTATTAAGGAAAGAAAGTATTATATGCAAGCCAAAGAACGGTTCCACCAGTAGGCAAATGAATTCAAGTCTTCGGCACCGGTCTACCCCAGAACTCTATGGCATATATGTAATTAATGTGCAGTGCCAATTCTGTGAGTATGATGTGTGCATGGAGCCAGCCAAAACTCTGATTGAGTTTCAGAACTGGGACACTCTCTTGTTTTGCATTCAGGAAGgagtgaaaatgtttttaaagcaagaaaaattatttgtggAATTATCAGGTGAGGATATTAAGGAATTTAGTGAAGATAatggttttaatttatttgatgCTACTCTTCAGAAGCGTGTGACTTCCGATGAGAGGAGTAACCAGGGCAGTTTCCAGGAAGcatgtaataatattttagattCCTATGAGATGTTTAATTTGCAATCAAAAGCTGTGAAAAGAAAAGCTACTGCAGAAGACATAAGCACACAGAATTCTAGGGATTTAGAAGCtatcagaaaaaatacaaatgatgcatttttatacatttatgaaTCAGGTGGTCCAGGCCATAGCAAAATGACAGAGCcatctttacaaaacaaagaCAGCTCTTGCTCAGAATCAAAGATGTTAGGACAAGAGACAATTGTAGCATCAGAagcaggagaaaatgagaaacataAAAAATCTTGCCTGGAACATAGCTCTTTAGAAAACCCATGTGGAACCAGTTCAGAAATGTTTTTAAGCCCTTTTCAGACACCATGTCACTTTGAAAAGAGTGGGGAGGATCtagaaatatggaaagaaagtaCTACTGTTAATGACATGGCTGCCAACATcatgaaaaataatagaattcagAATCAACCAGAGAGATTTAAAGATGCTACTGAAGTGGGATGCCAGCCTCTGCCTTTTGCGACAACATTATTGGGAGTACACAGTGCtcagacagagagggagaaaaaaaaagtgcctagCAATTGTGGAAGAAGAAATGTTTTTAGTTACGGACGAGTTAAATTATGTTCCACTGGCTTTATAACTCATATAgtacaaaatgagaaaactaaatcAACTGAAACAgaacatgcatttaaaaattatgttagacCTGGTCCCACACGTGCCCAAGAAACATTTGGAAATAGAACATGTCATTCAGCTGAAACTCTAGACCTCAAAGATTTAGCCGGCACTTTGAGTAAAGAATCTGGTCAATTGCCCAACAAAAAAATTTGCAGAACAAATGTAAGTTGTGGGCTAGAGAATGAACCTACAGCAACTTATGCAAAGTTTTCTACTTTTCAGGAAGATAGCAAAAAATCACAAACAGGTTGCATATTATCTGATATATCCCCCGCTTTCCCCTGGTATAGACACGTTTCAAATGATAtcaagaaaacagataaattaatTGTTTCCTCCAAACCAATCGTCCGTAAGAAGCTAAGCTTGAGTTCACAGCTAGGATCTTTAGAGAAGTTTAAGAGGCAATATGGGAGGGTTGAAAATCCTCTGGATACAGAAGTAGAGGAAAGTAACGGAGTCACTACCAATCTCAGTCCTCAAGTTGAACCTGACATTCTGCTGAAGAACAAGAACCGCTTAGACAACTCTGATGTTTGTAAAATCACTACTATGAAGCATAGTGATTCAGATAGTAGTTGCCAACCAGCAAGCCACATCCTTGACTCAGAGAAGTTTCCATTCTCCAAGGATGAAGATTGTTTAGAACAACAGATGCCTAGTTTGAGAGAAAGCCCCATGACCCTGAAGGAGTTATCTCTCTTTAATAGAAAACCTTTGGACTTTGAGAAGTCATCTGAATCACTAGCCTCTAAATTATCCAAACGGAAGGGTTCTGAAAGAGAAACTCAAGCAATGGAGATGATGAGTCATTTTAATGAACTTCCAAATTCAGATTCCAGTAGGAAAGAGAGCAAGTTGTGCAGTGTGTTAACAcaagatttttgtatgttatttaaaaatgaacatgaaaaaaCAGAGAATGGTGTCATCCCAACATCAGATTCTGCCACACAGGATAATTcctttaataaaaatagtaaaacacaTTCTAACAGCAATACAACAGAGAACTGTGTGATATCAGAAACTCCTTTGGTATTGCCCTATGATAATTCTAAAGTTACCAGTAAATATTCAGATGTTCTTATCAGAGCTTCAGAACAACACACAGGAAGTCCGGACTCTCCCAGTGGAATGTTAATGAATCTGGTAGAAGATGCCACAGGTGACCAAAATGGAATTTGTTTTCAAAGTGAGGAATCTAAAGCAAGAGCCTGTTCTGAAACGGAAGAGTCAAACACATGTCGCTCGAATTGGCAGCAGCATTTCGATGTAGCCCTGGGGAGAATGGTTTATGTCAACAGAATGACTGGACTCAGCACATTCATTGCCCCAACTGAGGACATTCAGGCTGCTTGTACTAAAGACCTGACAACTGTGGCTGTGGATGTCATACTTGAGAATG gGTCTCAGTACAGGTGTCATCCTTTTAGAAGCGACcttgttcttcctttccttccgGGAGCTCGAGCAGAGAGGACTGTGATGAGACAGGATAACAGAG ATACTGTGGATGATACCGTTAGTAGCGAATCGCTTCAGTCTTTGTTCTCAGAATGGGACAATCCAGTATTTGCCCGTTATCCAGAG GTTCTCCAGCAAGTGGATAGCAAGTTTATTGCCTGTTTGATGAGCACTAAGACTGAAGAGAATGGCGAGGCAG ATTCCTATGAGAAGCAACAGGCACAAGGCTCTGGTCGGAAAAAATTACTGTCTTCTACTCTAATTCCTCCACTAGAGATAACAGTGACAGAGGAACAAAGGAGACTCTTATG GTGTTACCACAAAAATCTGGAAGATCTGGGCCTTGAACTTGTATTTCCAGACACTAGTGATTCTCTGGTACTTGTGGGAAAAGTACCACTCTGTTTTGTGGAAAGAGAAGCCAATGAACTTCGGAGAGGAAGATCTACTGTGACCAAGAGTATCGTGGAG
- the MLH3 gene encoding DNA mismatch repair protein Mlh3 isoform X4: MIKCLSVEVQAKLRSGLAISSLGQCVEELALNSIDAEAKCVAVRVNMETFQVQVIDNGFGMGSDDVEKVGNRYFTSKCHSVQDLENPRFYGFRGEALANIADMASAVEISSKKNRTMKTFVKLFQSGKALKACEADVTRPSAGTTVTVYNLFYQLPVRRKCMDPRLEFEKVRQRIEALSLMHPSISFSLRNDVSGSMVLQLPKTKDVCSRFCQIYGLGKSQKLREISFKYKQFELSGYISSEAHYNKNMQFLFVNKRLVLRTKLHKLVDFLLRKESIICKPKNGSTSRQMNSSLRHRSTPELYGIYVINVQCQFCEYDVCMEPAKTLIEFQNWDTLLFCIQEGVKMFLKQEKLFVELSGEDIKEFSEDNGFNLFDATLQKRVTSDERSNQGSFQEACNNILDSYEMFNLQSKAVKRKATAEDISTQNSRDLEAIRKNTNDAFLYIYESGGPGHSKMTEPSLQNKDSSCSESKMLGQETIVASEAGENEKHKKSCLEHSSLENPCGTSSEMFLSPFQTPCHFEKSGEDLEIWKESTTVNDMAANIMKNNRIQNQPERFKDATEVGCQPLPFATTLLGVHSAQTEREKKKVPSNCGRRNVFSYGRVKLCSTGFITHIVQNEKTKSTETEHAFKNYVRPGPTRAQETFGNRTCHSAETLDLKDLAGTLSKESGQLPNKKICRTNVSCGLENEPTATYAKFSTFQEDSKKSQTGCILSDISPAFPWYRHVSNDIKKTDKLIVSSKPIVRKKLSLSSQLGSLEKFKRQYGRVENPLDTEVEESNGVTTNLSPQVEPDILLKNKNRLDNSDVCKITTMKHSDSDSSCQPASHILDSEKFPFSKDEDCLEQQMPSLRESPMTLKELSLFNRKPLDFEKSSESLASKLSKRKGSERETQAMEMMSHFNELPNSDSSRKESKLCSVLTQDFCMLFKNEHEKTENGVIPTSDSATQDNSFNKNSKTHSNSNTTENCVISETPLVLPYDNSKVTSKYSDVLIRASEQHTGSPDSPSGMLMNLVEDATGDQNGICFQSEESKARACSETEESNTCRSNWQQHFDVALGRMVYVNRMTGLSTFIAPTEDIQAACTKDLTTVAVDVILENGSQYRCHPFRSDLVLPFLPGARAERTVMRQDNRDTVDDTVSSESLQSLFSEWDNPVFARYPEVLQQVDSKFIACLMSTKTEENGEAGGNLLVLVDQHAAHERIRLEQLIIDSYEKQQAQGSGRKKLLSSTLIPPLEITVTEEQRRLLWCYHKNLEDLGLELVFPDTSDSLVLVGKVPLCFVEREANELRRGRSTVTKSIVEEFIREQVELLQTTGGIQGTLPLTVQKVLASQACHGAIKFNDGLSLQESCRLIETLSSCQLPFQCAHGRPSMLPLADIDHLEQEKQIKPNLAKLRKMAQAWRLFGKAECDTTQSLQQSMPPCEPP, encoded by the exons ATGATCAAGTGCTTGTCAGTTGAAGTACAAGCCAAATTGCGTTCTGGTTTGGCCATAAGCTCCTTGGGCCAATGTGTTGAGGAACTTGCCCTCAACAGTATTGATGCTGAAGCAAAATGTGTGGCTGTCAGGGTGAATATGGAaaccttccaagttcaagtgatagACAATGGATTTGGGATGGGGAGTGATGATGTAGAGAAAGTGGGAAATCGTTATTTCACCAGTAAATGCCACTCGGTACAGGACTTGGAGAATCCAAGGTTTTATGGTTTCCGAGGAGAGGCCTTGGCAAATATTGCTGACATGGCCAGCGCTGTGGAAATTTCATCCAAGAAAAACAGGACAATGAAAACTTTTGTGAAACTGTTTCAGAGTGGAAAAGCCCTGAAAGCTTGTGAAGCTGATGTGACTAGACCAAGCGCTGGGACCACTGTAACAGTGTATAACCTATTTTATCAGCTACCTGTAAGGAGGAAATGCATGGACCCTAGACTGGAGTTTGAGAAGGTTAGGCAGAGGATAGAAGCTCTCTCACTTATGCACccctccatctctttctctttgagAAATGATGTTTCTGGTTCCATGGTTCTTCAGCTCCCTAAAACCAAAGACGTATGTTCCCGATTTTGTCAAATTTATGGATTGGGAAAGTCCCAAAAGCTGagagaaataagttttaaatataaacagtTTGAGCTTAGTGGCTATATCAGCTCTGAAGCACATTACAATAAGAATATGCAGTTTTTGTTTGTGAACAAAAGACTAGTTTTAAGGACAAAGCTACATAAACTCGTTGACTTTTTATTAAGGAAAGAAAGTATTATATGCAAGCCAAAGAACGGTTCCACCAGTAGGCAAATGAATTCAAGTCTTCGGCACCGGTCTACCCCAGAACTCTATGGCATATATGTAATTAATGTGCAGTGCCAATTCTGTGAGTATGATGTGTGCATGGAGCCAGCCAAAACTCTGATTGAGTTTCAGAACTGGGACACTCTCTTGTTTTGCATTCAGGAAGgagtgaaaatgtttttaaagcaagaaaaattatttgtggAATTATCAGGTGAGGATATTAAGGAATTTAGTGAAGATAatggttttaatttatttgatgCTACTCTTCAGAAGCGTGTGACTTCCGATGAGAGGAGTAACCAGGGCAGTTTCCAGGAAGcatgtaataatattttagattCCTATGAGATGTTTAATTTGCAATCAAAAGCTGTGAAAAGAAAAGCTACTGCAGAAGACATAAGCACACAGAATTCTAGGGATTTAGAAGCtatcagaaaaaatacaaatgatgcatttttatacatttatgaaTCAGGTGGTCCAGGCCATAGCAAAATGACAGAGCcatctttacaaaacaaagaCAGCTCTTGCTCAGAATCAAAGATGTTAGGACAAGAGACAATTGTAGCATCAGAagcaggagaaaatgagaaacataAAAAATCTTGCCTGGAACATAGCTCTTTAGAAAACCCATGTGGAACCAGTTCAGAAATGTTTTTAAGCCCTTTTCAGACACCATGTCACTTTGAAAAGAGTGGGGAGGATCtagaaatatggaaagaaagtaCTACTGTTAATGACATGGCTGCCAACATcatgaaaaataatagaattcagAATCAACCAGAGAGATTTAAAGATGCTACTGAAGTGGGATGCCAGCCTCTGCCTTTTGCGACAACATTATTGGGAGTACACAGTGCtcagacagagagggagaaaaaaaaagtgcctagCAATTGTGGAAGAAGAAATGTTTTTAGTTACGGACGAGTTAAATTATGTTCCACTGGCTTTATAACTCATATAgtacaaaatgagaaaactaaatcAACTGAAACAgaacatgcatttaaaaattatgttagacCTGGTCCCACACGTGCCCAAGAAACATTTGGAAATAGAACATGTCATTCAGCTGAAACTCTAGACCTCAAAGATTTAGCCGGCACTTTGAGTAAAGAATCTGGTCAATTGCCCAACAAAAAAATTTGCAGAACAAATGTAAGTTGTGGGCTAGAGAATGAACCTACAGCAACTTATGCAAAGTTTTCTACTTTTCAGGAAGATAGCAAAAAATCACAAACAGGTTGCATATTATCTGATATATCCCCCGCTTTCCCCTGGTATAGACACGTTTCAAATGATAtcaagaaaacagataaattaatTGTTTCCTCCAAACCAATCGTCCGTAAGAAGCTAAGCTTGAGTTCACAGCTAGGATCTTTAGAGAAGTTTAAGAGGCAATATGGGAGGGTTGAAAATCCTCTGGATACAGAAGTAGAGGAAAGTAACGGAGTCACTACCAATCTCAGTCCTCAAGTTGAACCTGACATTCTGCTGAAGAACAAGAACCGCTTAGACAACTCTGATGTTTGTAAAATCACTACTATGAAGCATAGTGATTCAGATAGTAGTTGCCAACCAGCAAGCCACATCCTTGACTCAGAGAAGTTTCCATTCTCCAAGGATGAAGATTGTTTAGAACAACAGATGCCTAGTTTGAGAGAAAGCCCCATGACCCTGAAGGAGTTATCTCTCTTTAATAGAAAACCTTTGGACTTTGAGAAGTCATCTGAATCACTAGCCTCTAAATTATCCAAACGGAAGGGTTCTGAAAGAGAAACTCAAGCAATGGAGATGATGAGTCATTTTAATGAACTTCCAAATTCAGATTCCAGTAGGAAAGAGAGCAAGTTGTGCAGTGTGTTAACAcaagatttttgtatgttatttaaaaatgaacatgaaaaaaCAGAGAATGGTGTCATCCCAACATCAGATTCTGCCACACAGGATAATTcctttaataaaaatagtaaaacacaTTCTAACAGCAATACAACAGAGAACTGTGTGATATCAGAAACTCCTTTGGTATTGCCCTATGATAATTCTAAAGTTACCAGTAAATATTCAGATGTTCTTATCAGAGCTTCAGAACAACACACAGGAAGTCCGGACTCTCCCAGTGGAATGTTAATGAATCTGGTAGAAGATGCCACAGGTGACCAAAATGGAATTTGTTTTCAAAGTGAGGAATCTAAAGCAAGAGCCTGTTCTGAAACGGAAGAGTCAAACACATGTCGCTCGAATTGGCAGCAGCATTTCGATGTAGCCCTGGGGAGAATGGTTTATGTCAACAGAATGACTGGACTCAGCACATTCATTGCCCCAACTGAGGACATTCAGGCTGCTTGTACTAAAGACCTGACAACTGTGGCTGTGGATGTCATACTTGAGAATG gGTCTCAGTACAGGTGTCATCCTTTTAGAAGCGACcttgttcttcctttccttccgGGAGCTCGAGCAGAGAGGACTGTGATGAGACAGGATAACAGAG ATACTGTGGATGATACCGTTAGTAGCGAATCGCTTCAGTCTTTGTTCTCAGAATGGGACAATCCAGTATTTGCCCGTTATCCAGAG GTTCTCCAGCAAGTGGATAGCAAGTTTATTGCCTGTTTGATGAGCACTAAGACTGAAGAGAATGGCGAGGCAG GTGGAAACCTGCTCGTGCTGGTGGATCAGCATGCTGCCCATGAGCGTATCCGTCTGGAGCAGCTTATCATTG ATTCCTATGAGAAGCAACAGGCACAAGGCTCTGGTCGGAAAAAATTACTGTCTTCTACTCTAATTCCTCCACTAGAGATAACAGTGACAGAGGAACAAAGGAGACTCTTATG GTGTTACCACAAAAATCTGGAAGATCTGGGCCTTGAACTTGTATTTCCAGACACTAGTGATTCTCTGGTACTTGTGGGAAAAGTACCACTCTGTTTTGTGGAAAGAGAAGCCAATGAACTTCGGAGAGGAAGATCTACTGTGACCAAGAGTATCGTGGAG